The genomic DNA TTTACCAAAATCGCAATCACGTTGAGGTTCCAGTAGTCGGCAGGAGCAACCTGGGTAGCAAAGGACGTTCGGTCGCCAAAGCCCTTGTGCCATTCGACAAACCCGCCATCGATGGACCGCGTGGCAGAGCCAGAGCCCCGGCGCGCTAATCGGGAGAGTTGTTTGTGATCTAACTGTAAGCCACTGGCCCGACTGGCAGCGGCAGCGAGAGCGGCAAAGCCAGAGGCCGAGGAAGCTAGTCCGGCGGCGGTGGGAACGTTGTTAACCGTGGTGACCTGAGCTTTGCTACTAATTCCAGCCTGGGAGCGAACGAGGTCTAAAAAAGTTGCAATCCGGCGGGCGGCCGGGCCTTCCAGGGCAGTCCCGTTTAAACTAATCTGGTCTGCAGATAGTTGCTCATCAAAGGTAACGCTAGTGTCTGTATAAAAGCGATCTAAGGTGAGCGAGAGACTGTTGGTAGTCGGTAATTTTAACGCTTCGTTGGCTTTTCCCCAGTATTTGACAAGGGCAATGTTGGTATGTGCCCGGGCCTTAGCATGGTTCTTCATGATAAATCCTCCTGTGGGTTTAACTCGTATAGACTTTGAATCCAAGTTTGGGTGGCACCGTGGTCCGTGAGGGCCTTTGCGACGGTCTGCGCTGCGGTCCGAGTCTGCGTAAGGGCAATGATACAGCCGCCTAGACCACTCCCGGTTAGTTTAGCTCCCAGCGCTCCAGCTGCGTGGGCAGTTGTGACCAGTTGATCAATCTGGGGGGTGCTTACGCCTAACGCACGTAAAATGGTCTGCGCCGCGGTTAAACTTTGACCAGTGGCCGGTAAATCTTGGTGCTGCAGTGCCTGTTTGACGCGTTCGGTTAGGGTTCCCAACTGTAAAATCAGATCCTGGCGTTGCTGATCTGCGGTTAAAAACTGGTGCACCTGCTGAACTGCCGTTTTGGTATTACTAGCTAAACCGGTATCTGCAATGACCAAAAACCCCGTTAACGGGGGCTGAAAGTCAATAAATTGTTGCTTTTCAAACAAAATGGGGTGGGCAACGTTCACCGTTTGGGCGTCGATGCCACTCGGATTGCCATGGGTAATGTGTTCTTCAATATCAGTATAGGCGGTCAGTGTTTCCCTCGGGAGGGGTGTTTCAAACAACGCGAAGTAAGCCTGTGTAATTGCGCTGGCAATGGCGGCTGAAGACCCCATCCCTCGTCCCAATGGAATGGTGCTGTGCAGTGTCAAGTGGACCGGGATGGCTTGCGGATTTAGCCGGTGCTGGAGGTGTTGGAGCAGGGTTGCCACACCTGCCATGCGTGGGGGTAACTCGGTGAATGTCCCGGTATAGTACTCACTGGTAATTGAAGAAACTGGAGCGGCAGTCATTCTGATTGTTGCAGTAA from Fructilactobacillus ixorae includes the following:
- the mvaD gene encoding diphosphomevalonate decarboxylase, coding for MKNHAKARAHTNIALVKYWGKANEALKLPTTNSLSLTLDRFYTDTSVTFDEQLSADQISLNGTALEGPAARRIATFLDLVRSQAGISSKAQVTTVNNVPTAAGLASSASGFAALAAAASRASGLQLDHKQLSRLARRGSGSATRSIDGGFVEWHKGFGDRTSFATQVAPADYWNLNVIAILVNQQQKQISSSVGMQRSQTTSPYYREWEKLCKHDLKKLKMAISNRDFSCLGTIAEENAMRMHALTLSAAPDFSYFDADSLKAMQLIHQLRATGIPCYFTMDAGPNVKVLVEPEHLNAVLAALTPAFGANQLVVAAPGPGIQYLT
- the mvk gene encoding mevalonate kinase encodes the protein MKTTATGQSHAKVIFLGEHSAVYQQPAIVFPVPQATVTATIRMTAAPVSSITSEYYTGTFTELPPRMAGVATLLQHLQHRLNPQAIPVHLTLHSTIPLGRGMGSSAAIASAITQAYFALFETPLPRETLTAYTDIEEHITHGNPSGIDAQTVNVAHPILFEKQQFIDFQPPLTGFLVIADTGLASNTKTAVQQVHQFLTADQQRQDLILQLGTLTERVKQALQHQDLPATGQSLTAAQTILRALGVSTPQIDQLVTTAHAAGALGAKLTGSGLGGCIIALTQTRTAAQTVAKALTDHGATQTWIQSLYELNPQEDLS